The nucleotide sequence GACCACACCGGCACGGTGGAACGGGTCAACACCGGGCTGATCGAGCTGCTGCTCGGGGCCGGATACCTGCCGGTCCTGACGCCCCCCGCCGCCAGCTACGAAGGCGTGGCGATCAACGTGGACGGCGACCGCGCCGCCGCGCAGCTGGCCGTCGCGCTCAGGGCCGAAGCCCTGCTGCTGCTGTCCAACGTGCCGGGGCTGCTGCGCGACTTTCCCGACGAGAGCAGCCTGATTCGTGACATTCCGGCCAACGACGTGGAGCGTTACCTGGAGTTTGCCCAGGACCGCATGAAGAAGAAGGTGCTCGGCGCCGCCGAAGCGGTGGCCGGGGGCGTGGGCCGCGTGGTCTTTGGCGACGCCCGCGCCGGAAAGCCCATCTCGGCGGCGCTGTCCGGCGCGGGGACCGTCGTTTCCTGAGTTCCTCGGCTACACTCTCCCCTGCCATGCTCAGCGCCCCCGACCTGCTCGACTTTCTTTCCAGACGCGGCGGACAGGAGTACCGCGCCGCCGCGACCCTTCCGGCGGGCCGGGGCAAGGCGGCGGTCTGCCGGGACGTGGGCGAATACCGCTTTACGGTGCGCGGCGAGAGCGTACAGGCGACCGGCCCCAGTGGGCAGACGCGGCAGCTGACGCGGGCAGCCTTCGGGGAGATTTTCGGGGCCTACCGCTTCCGGGAGCCGGTGGCGACCGGAGAATGGACCGACCTGGGGCCGCTGTTCGGCTAGAGCAGTTCTCCGAATTACGTGATGCGCGGAACAGCACCCCGCATCACTCCATTCTCCGCCCTGCTCAGTGTTTTGCACTCGCTCCGCTCGCCAAAAAGACGTTACGTCTTTCTGTCAAATGCTCTAGAGTGCCCCCGCGCGCAAGCCCCGTACTACAGCAGCTTCGTGCGGCCCAGACTCATCCAACATGAGAGCTTTTCTGTAACAATAGGAAAGTTGCGCCGACAGGTGCACTGCCGCTCCAGAGAACCCCTTTGGCCCGGCTGATTTCGGACTGTTCCCCCTGAACCGTGCCTGCGTCCCGAGGACGGCCACCAGCCCAACGCGCTCAGGCACACGTTTCAGTCAAAGGACGGAGGAGAGAGCATGTTCAACCCCCCCACCCTCGAAGACCTGCGAGAAACCCGGCGCGCCAACGAAAAACTGGTGCTCGCCGCCCTGGAAAGCAAGCCCGAATGGGTCGAAACCGAGCTGGCCAAGACCACCGGGCTGGCGCTCTCGCACCTGCGGGCCGCGCTGGCCAGCCTGCTCGACCAGGGACGGGTGCGCCGCCTGCCCGGCACCGGCACCCGCGCCGTGTACGGTCTGGCCGACCCCGGTCTGGCCGACGTGCCCGCTGGCCCGCTGACCGAGAACGCCAAAAAGGTCCGCGACTACCTCGAAGGCCGCGCCGACTCCGCGCTGTACATGAGCGACCAGCTGCGCCTGACCCGTGAGGAAGTCATGGCCGCGCTGTCGCTGCTCAACGCGCACGGCATGATCACCTGCACCTTCGTGGGCAGCCTGGTCATCTTCCGCCTCAAGGAAGCGCCCGGCACCGTTTCCGAACCCGAAGTGCCGGCCAAAGGCGGGCGCAGCTCGGTCAAGAAGCAGATGGCCTGATACGGATTCCGATTGAATCCAGCAGATTTCTGGATTCAATCCGACTGAAAGGAGTAGGAAAAGATACGGATTTCGCGATATGGATGCACAGGCGGTGTAGTTCCGACTGTGCAGGAATTTAGCGAAATCCGTATGAAGGCCATTCCATCCTCCCCCGGCGGCGCCGAACGTGGCCTGCCGGGGGTTTTGCTGGTCAGGGGCGACGGGAAGCTGACAGCCCGGCTGCTATGCTGCGTCTCATGAAACTTGTGCTGGCCGTTATTCAGGACGCCGACGCGGCGGCGCTGATGCGTGCCCTGTCCGACCAACAGTTCGAAGCCACCAAGCTCGCCAGTACCGGCGGCTTTCTGCGCGAGGGCAACACCACCCTGATGATCGGGGTGGACGACGGGCGCCTCGCGGCCCTTCAGGCCCTGATCGGCCAGACCTGCCGCAGCCGCACCCGGCTGGTTCCCGCACGCGGCCTGACCAGCGAAAACGAAGGCGGCGTCGCCCAGGAACCCGTCGAGGTGCCGGTGGGCGGCGCGGTGATTTTCGTCCTTGGGGTCG is from Deinococcus wulumuqiensis R12 and encodes:
- a CDS encoding transcriptional regulator; this encodes MFNPPTLEDLRETRRANEKLVLAALESKPEWVETELAKTTGLALSHLRAALASLLDQGRVRRLPGTGTRAVYGLADPGLADVPAGPLTENAKKVRDYLEGRADSALYMSDQLRLTREEVMAALSLLNAHGMITCTFVGSLVIFRLKEAPGTVSEPEVPAKGGRSSVKKQMA
- a CDS encoding cyclic-di-AMP receptor encodes the protein MKLVLAVIQDADAAALMRALSDQQFEATKLASTGGFLREGNTTLMIGVDDGRLAALQALIGQTCRSRTRLVPARGLTSENEGGVAQEPVEVPVGGAVIFVLGVEDFVKV
- a CDS encoding [LysW]-aminoadipate kinase is translated as MIVVKVGGSSGIDYDAVCVDLAGRWKAGERLILVHGGSGETNRVAEALGHPPKFVTSPSGYTSRFTDRQTLEIFEMVYCGKMNKGLVERLQRLGVNAVGLSGLDGRIFEGKHKDSVRSVEGGKVKVLRGDHTGTVERVNTGLIELLLGAGYLPVLTPPAASYEGVAINVDGDRAAAQLAVALRAEALLLLSNVPGLLRDFPDESSLIRDIPANDVERYLEFAQDRMKKKVLGAAEAVAGGVGRVVFGDARAGKPISAALSGAGTVVS